A region from the Volucribacter amazonae genome encodes:
- a CDS encoding RidA family protein: MTIQRFQANSRLCEMTVYQDIAYLAGQVPEDTTADAYGQTQQVLHLIDGLLASVGSDKGKILSAQIFLADMQDYALMNQAWDQWVDPTSPPARACVQAALADPAWKVEIVVTAAV; encoded by the coding sequence ATGACAATTCAACGTTTTCAAGCAAATTCACGTTTATGTGAAATGACAGTTTATCAAGACATTGCTTATTTGGCAGGACAAGTACCAGAAGATACAACGGCAGATGCTTATGGGCAAACCCAACAAGTGTTACATTTGATTGATGGTTTATTGGCTTCGGTGGGTTCAGATAAAGGAAAAATTTTATCCGCACAAATCTTTTTAGCGGATATGCAAGATTATGCTTTGATGAATCAGGCTTGGGATCAATGGGTTGATCCTACTTCTCCACCAGCTCGAGCTTGTGTCCAAGCGGCTTTAGCCGATCCAGCTTGGAAAGTGGAAATTGTGGTAACTGCCGCAGTATAA
- the rsmI gene encoding 16S rRNA (cytidine(1402)-2'-O)-methyltransferase, translating to MNNSTGTLYIVATPIGHLQDISQRALQVLQQVDLVAAEDTRHSGLLLSHYGIDKKFFALHDHNEQQKADLLVEKLKQGQHIALVSDAGTPLISDPGFHLVRKCRQAGITIVPIPGACAAIVGLCASGIASDRFCFEGFLPAKSKARCDKLKNLAKEDRTLIFYESTHRILACLQDMMNIFGGDRYVVLARELTKTWETLYGDNLANLLNWLQQDPYRTKGEMVLIVEGYQQTEEQAFSNQAIQALQLISEELPLKKAAAIVAQLYGYKKNALYQFGLEHF from the coding sequence ATGAATAATTCAACAGGAACACTTTATATTGTGGCTACCCCTATTGGGCATTTACAAGATATTAGCCAACGAGCCTTGCAAGTTTTACAGCAAGTGGATTTAGTTGCCGCAGAAGATACTAGACATTCAGGTTTATTACTTAGCCATTATGGTATTGATAAAAAATTTTTTGCTTTGCATGATCATAATGAACAACAAAAAGCGGATTTATTAGTGGAAAAACTTAAACAAGGACAGCATATTGCCTTAGTATCTGATGCGGGAACACCATTAATTAGCGACCCCGGATTTCATTTAGTGCGCAAATGCCGACAAGCAGGCATTACTATTGTGCCTATCCCGGGGGCTTGTGCCGCCATTGTTGGGCTTTGTGCCTCGGGAATTGCCTCTGACCGTTTTTGTTTTGAGGGATTTTTACCAGCCAAAAGCAAAGCCCGTTGCGATAAATTAAAAAATTTAGCCAAAGAAGACCGCACTTTGATTTTTTACGAATCTACGCATCGTATTTTGGCTTGTTTACAGGATATGATGAATATATTTGGTGGCGATCGTTATGTGGTATTAGCGAGAGAATTAACCAAAACTTGGGAAACCCTTTATGGCGATAATTTGGCAAATTTGCTTAATTGGTTGCAACAAGATCCTTATCGTACAAAAGGCGAAATGGTGTTGATTGTGGAAGGTTACCAACAGACGGAAGAACAAGCGTTTTCTAATCAAGCTATTCAAGCTTTGCAGTTAATTAGTGAAGAATTGCCGTTGAAAAAAGCGGCCGCCATTGTGGCACAATTATATGGATATAAGAAAAATGCTTTATATCAATTTGGGTTAGAACATTTTTGA
- a CDS encoding penicillin-binding protein activator: MFAILLQRINFKNLLMLFLSALLLAGCTANGIFGNNSSNLLKNDANYNSEFYLNQIQRQQNVEDKITYQLLAARVLVSENKIPQAEALLTELGAISDKIQLMDKNLVEAEIAAAKKENSKATNLLRTLDLSQLSPSQKSRYYQTEARIAENQYDILAAIQARIKMDTELSDTQRKQENNDRIWALLRNANRGMINNTNPQGNAGLAGWLDLARAYNDNLSNPSYLATALQNWRASYPNHSAAYLLPTELQGIFNFQQTHLGNIGLFLPLSGNAQLIGSTVKAGFDDAKGNSPENVRIFDTMTNTMPEIIAQAQQAGITTLIGPLIKSNVDNLLNSNNLQGFNILALNSTPNSRALSQVCYYGLAPEDEAQSAANKMWNDGIREPLVIVPQNDLGQRTASAFNLRWQQLAATDANTRFYNNPDDILPLLEQSGENVQALYIVALSDSLPMIKNAVDNSNRQVKLYASSRSHSGNNGPEYRMIMDGLTFSDIPFFRDTQSEQYKKVDNLTHGDYSLMRLYAMGSDAWLLINQFNELRQIPGYSINGLTGVLSAGPNCNIERGMTWFQYVNGDIRILN; encoded by the coding sequence ATGTTCGCTATTTTATTACAACGCATTAATTTTAAAAATCTATTAATGCTTTTTTTATCCGCACTTTTACTTGCTGGTTGTACTGCAAATGGCATTTTTGGCAACAATAGCAGTAACCTACTAAAAAATGATGCTAATTACAATTCTGAATTTTATCTCAATCAAATTCAACGCCAACAAAATGTTGAAGACAAAATCACTTATCAACTTTTAGCGGCACGAGTATTAGTCAGCGAAAACAAAATTCCTCAAGCAGAAGCATTATTAACCGAATTAGGTGCTATTTCTGACAAAATACAATTAATGGATAAAAACCTTGTGGAAGCAGAAATCGCAGCAGCGAAAAAAGAAAACAGTAAAGCCACAAACTTACTAAGAACCCTTGATTTATCTCAACTTAGCCCATCACAAAAATCACGCTATTATCAAACAGAAGCTCGCATAGCTGAAAACCAATATGATATTTTAGCGGCGATCCAAGCCAGAATTAAAATGGATACCGAATTATCAGATACCCAACGAAAACAAGAAAATAATGATCGTATTTGGGCATTATTACGCAATGCTAATCGTGGAATGATCAATAATACTAACCCACAAGGCAATGCTGGTTTAGCTGGCTGGTTAGATTTAGCCCGAGCTTATAATGATAATCTCTCTAATCCGAGTTACCTTGCTACCGCATTACAAAATTGGCGAGCTTCTTATCCAAACCACAGTGCCGCTTATTTATTACCTACTGAATTGCAAGGTATTTTCAACTTCCAACAAACTCATTTAGGGAATATCGGTTTATTCTTGCCATTAAGTGGCAATGCCCAATTAATTGGTTCTACCGTAAAAGCAGGCTTTGATGATGCCAAAGGCAATAGCCCTGAAAATGTGCGTATCTTTGACACGATGACAAATACTATGCCTGAAATCATTGCCCAAGCACAACAAGCAGGTATTACTACATTAATCGGTCCATTAATCAAAAGCAATGTAGATAATTTACTTAACAGCAATAATCTACAAGGTTTTAATATTCTTGCCTTAAATTCAACGCCAAACTCGCGTGCCTTGAGCCAAGTCTGTTATTATGGATTAGCCCCTGAAGATGAAGCGCAATCAGCAGCAAATAAAATGTGGAATGATGGTATTCGTGAACCTTTGGTGATCGTGCCGCAAAATGACTTAGGACAACGTACCGCCTCCGCCTTTAACTTACGTTGGCAACAACTGGCGGCCACCGATGCCAATACTCGTTTCTATAACAATCCTGATGATATATTGCCATTATTAGAACAAAGTGGCGAAAATGTACAAGCCCTCTATATTGTGGCATTAAGTGACAGCTTACCAATGATCAAAAATGCGGTGGATAATAGCAATCGTCAGGTTAAACTTTATGCGAGTTCAAGAAGTCATTCCGGCAACAATGGGCCTGAATATCGTATGATTATGGACGGATTAACATTCAGCGATATTCCATTTTTCCGAGATACACAATCGGAACAATACAAAAAAGTTGATAATTTAACCCATGGCGACTATTCTCTTATGCGTTTATATGCCATGGGTTCTGATGCTTGGTTGTTGATTAATCAATTTAACGAATTACGCCAAATTCCAGGTTATAGCATTAATGGCTTAACAGGCGTACTAAGTGCAGGTCCAAATTGTAATATTGAGCGTGGTATGACTTGGTTCCAATATGTCAATGGCGATATTCGTATTCTTAATTAA
- a CDS encoding YraN family protein, which yields MKKINKRQQGAEFEYQARLFLESQGLTFIAANQYFQCGELDLIMQDQHTLVFVEVRQRSTSQFGNAVESIDYRKRQKWIQAANLWLAQYERSLEDTDCRFDLVAFGANPQQLQWLQNFIELNN from the coding sequence ATGAAAAAAATCAATAAACGACAACAAGGGGCAGAGTTTGAATATCAAGCTCGCCTCTTTTTAGAATCTCAAGGATTAACGTTCATTGCAGCGAACCAATATTTTCAATGTGGTGAATTGGATCTCATTATGCAAGATCAGCATACCCTTGTTTTTGTTGAGGTACGCCAACGCTCCACCAGCCAATTTGGTAATGCCGTTGAAAGTATTGACTATCGTAAACGGCAAAAATGGATCCAAGCTGCTAATCTTTGGCTTGCTCAATATGAACGTAGCCTTGAAGATACCGATTGTCGTTTTGATTTAGTTGCTTTTGGTGCAAATCCACAACAACTACAATGGTTGCAAAATTTTATTGAATTAAACAATTAG
- a CDS encoding D-sedoheptulose-7-phosphate isomerase translates to MLEKIKDLYTESLQTQISAAELLPQKIQQAAQNMVNCLIRGNKIIVCGHGRSHINAQLLVANLLNRYELERPSFPAVLLSLESAVGSAIIFDSDPSCLYQRQFNAVIQQGDILVVFSPYGKEEMILNLIHNAASKDIMVIALTSAQNDHIQGLLADDDVEIAPPTSKESRIIESHTFVINVLCELIDHGILFSSEHYSH, encoded by the coding sequence ATGTTAGAAAAAATTAAAGATCTTTATACAGAAAGCCTACAAACCCAAATTTCGGCAGCTGAATTACTTCCGCAAAAAATTCAGCAAGCCGCCCAAAATATGGTAAATTGCCTTATTCGTGGGAATAAAATTATTGTCTGTGGTCATGGACGCTCACATATCAATGCTCAATTACTGGTAGCAAACCTCCTCAATAGATACGAATTAGAACGCCCAAGTTTTCCAGCGGTATTACTTTCACTAGAAAGTGCGGTTGGTTCTGCAATTATTTTTGATAGCGATCCAAGTTGTTTATATCAACGCCAATTTAACGCCGTCATTCAACAAGGGGATATTTTGGTGGTTTTTTCGCCCTATGGAAAAGAAGAGATGATTTTAAACCTTATCCATAACGCCGCCAGTAAAGACATTATGGTTATCGCCCTAACCAGCGCCCAAAATGACCATATTCAAGGGCTATTGGCTGATGATGATGTAGAAATCGCCCCACCAACAAGTAAAGAAAGCCGAATTATAGAAAGCCATACTTTTGTGATTAATGTGCTTTGTGAACTTATCGATCATGGTATTTTATTTTCATCAGAGCATTATAGCCATTAA
- the dolP gene encoding division/outer membrane stress-associated lipid-binding lipoprotein, with amino-acid sequence MKKSNLLKLTVIIGSIFALQACVTAAVVGTTAAVATKVATDPRTLGTQIDDETLEERVLSQIRSDEQIKQEGRIQVVSYNGRILLIGQVPQESLKEMAKNLAMGVNGVTDVYNEIRIGNPITIGQISKDSWITTQIKSKMLVSAEVKASNIKVITENGEVFLMGNVTQQQGNAAAEIARNIAGVQKVVKVFAYLD; translated from the coding sequence ATGAAAAAAAGCAATTTGCTCAAACTGACTGTTATTATTGGCAGTATTTTTGCCTTACAGGCTTGTGTAACCGCCGCCGTAGTTGGTACAACCGCTGCCGTTGCCACCAAAGTTGCCACTGATCCACGCACATTAGGCACTCAAATTGATGATGAAACTTTAGAAGAACGGGTATTATCACAAATACGCTCTGATGAACAAATTAAACAAGAGGGACGTATTCAAGTGGTATCCTATAATGGACGCATTTTATTAATCGGACAAGTTCCTCAGGAAAGCCTAAAAGAAATGGCTAAGAATCTTGCGATGGGCGTAAATGGCGTAACCGATGTTTACAATGAAATCCGCATTGGTAACCCCATTACCATTGGACAAATCAGCAAAGATAGCTGGATCACTACCCAAATTAAATCTAAAATGCTAGTGAGTGCTGAAGTAAAAGCCTCTAATATTAAAGTGATTACCGAAAATGGCGAGGTTTTCCTAATGGGGAATGTTACTCAACAACAAGGCAATGCTGCCGCAGAAATTGCACGAAATATTGCAGGTGTACAAAAAGTGGTAAAAGTATTTGCGTATTTAGACTAA
- the yfaE gene encoding class I ribonucleotide reductase maintenance protein YfaE, whose protein sequence is MPKISLLPQKITLQHNNQISLLENLEQHGIYPEYQCRSGYCGACRAKLIKGKVSYQETPLAFLQPNEILLCCCLVEQDIEIEIKYIK, encoded by the coding sequence ATGCCCAAAATTTCTCTTTTACCACAAAAAATAACCTTGCAACATAATAACCAAATATCCCTATTGGAAAATTTGGAACAACATGGCATATATCCAGAATACCAATGTCGCAGCGGCTATTGCGGTGCTTGTCGAGCAAAACTCATTAAAGGCAAGGTATCCTATCAAGAAACGCCCCTTGCCTTTTTACAACCTAATGAAATCTTACTTTGCTGCTGTCTTGTTGAACAGGATATAGAGATTGAAATCAAATATATAAAATAA
- the yfbR gene encoding 5'-deoxynucleotidase — translation MLQQIKPSHFFACLDRLRLIYRWSLMRTIEKENLAEHSLQVAFVAHALAIIKNKYYAGKVNPDRIAVMAMYHDSSEIFTGDLPTPIKYFNQNITQAYKQIEEVAEKHLLSFLPQELQQDFAPYLDSGLFSEQEKNIVKQADILCAYIKAKFELEQGNLEFSSAKARLDQLIQQWYSEEMRYFLEVFVPSFGRSLDDMTL, via the coding sequence ATGCTACAACAAATAAAACCCAGTCATTTTTTTGCCTGCCTTGACCGTTTGCGTTTGATTTATCGTTGGTCATTAATGCGAACCATTGAAAAAGAAAATCTCGCTGAGCATAGCCTACAAGTGGCTTTTGTTGCCCATGCATTAGCGATTATTAAAAATAAGTATTATGCTGGTAAGGTAAACCCTGATCGTATTGCGGTTATGGCAATGTATCACGACAGTTCTGAAATTTTTACAGGCGATTTGCCTACCCCTATTAAATATTTTAATCAAAATATTACCCAGGCTTATAAACAAATTGAGGAAGTGGCAGAAAAACATTTACTCAGTTTTTTACCTCAAGAATTACAACAAGATTTTGCCCCTTATTTAGATAGTGGGCTGTTTAGCGAGCAAGAAAAAAATATTGTCAAACAAGCTGATATTTTATGTGCTTATATTAAAGCAAAATTTGAATTAGAGCAGGGTAATCTTGAATTTTCTTCAGCCAAAGCACGCTTAGATCAACTTATACAGCAATGGTATAGTGAAGAAATGCGTTATTTTCTAGAGGTATTTGTACCAAGTTTTGGACGAAGTTTGGATGATATGACCTTATAG
- the degS gene encoding outer membrane-stress sensor serine endopeptidase DegS: MLKKLLQAAGIGLAVALLILFVLPQLNVNRNSEPMSFKNAVRNASPAVVNVYSQSFSLQNNARQGLQISNLGSGVIMSKEGYILTNRHVINNADQIVVALQSGQIFNANVIGSDSLTDLAVLKIKANNLPTIHYNPARQVYVGDVVLAIGNPYNLGQSVSQGIISATGRNAVGDAIGRQNFIQTDASINRGNSGGALINSLGELVGISTLSIGKDSNEIAEGLSFAIPTDIAIDVMNKIIRDGRVIRGYIGIESDLYTLGQRASNAGVLVTNVATNGPAYKAGIRQGDIILKFNGQPVTSPTNLMRLVSDIPPNTQVKVLVARLAQQLEFNVTLAEYPN; this comes from the coding sequence ATGTTGAAAAAACTCTTGCAAGCCGCTGGTATAGGATTAGCGGTTGCTTTGCTCATTTTATTTGTATTGCCACAATTAAACGTTAACCGAAATAGTGAGCCTATGAGCTTTAAAAATGCGGTGAGAAATGCTTCGCCTGCGGTGGTTAATGTATATAGCCAATCCTTTTCATTACAAAATAATGCACGTCAAGGATTACAAATTAGTAATTTAGGCTCAGGTGTGATTATGTCAAAAGAAGGCTATATTTTGACTAATCGCCATGTGATTAATAATGCCGATCAAATTGTGGTGGCATTGCAATCAGGGCAAATTTTTAATGCTAATGTGATAGGTTCGGACAGTTTAACGGATTTGGCAGTATTAAAAATTAAAGCCAATAATTTACCGACCATTCACTATAATCCTGCACGTCAAGTTTATGTGGGTGATGTGGTGTTAGCCATAGGTAATCCGTATAATCTTGGGCAAAGTGTTTCACAAGGCATTATTAGTGCCACTGGGCGTAATGCGGTGGGTGATGCCATTGGGCGACAAAATTTTATTCAAACTGATGCTTCTATTAATCGGGGTAATTCAGGGGGGGCGTTAATTAATTCTCTGGGAGAGCTGGTTGGGATCAGTACTCTAAGTATTGGCAAGGATAGTAATGAAATTGCCGAGGGGTTGAGTTTTGCCATTCCTACGGATATTGCCATTGATGTGATGAATAAAATTATTCGTGATGGACGTGTTATTCGGGGCTATATTGGGATTGAAAGCGATTTATATACCCTTGGGCAGCGAGCGAGCAATGCGGGGGTATTGGTTACCAATGTTGCCACAAATGGTCCAGCCTATAAGGCAGGAATTCGTCAAGGCGATATTATTTTAAAATTTAACGGTCAACCTGTTACATCGCCAACCAATTTAATGCGTTTGGTGTCGGATATACCACCGAATACTCAAGTTAAAGTGTTAGTGGCACGTTTAGCACAACAATTAGAATTTAATGTTACCTTGGCAGAATATCCGAACTAA
- the ribD gene encoding bifunctional diaminohydroxyphosphoribosylaminopyrimidine deaminase/5-amino-6-(5-phosphoribosylamino)uracil reductase RibD, with amino-acid sequence MTFRQQDYQFMQLALDLAKQGEFTTSPNPAVGCVIVNKDEIVGQGFHVKAGEPHAEVMALRMAGHKAKGATAYVTLEPCAHFGRTPPCAMGLIGAGVSRVIAAMQDPNPQVAGKGLAMLEKAGIATQVGLLAESAEWLNRGFLKRMRTGLPYVRLKMAMTIDGRTATATGESKWITGQQARADVQVERAKASAILSTSQTVLMDNAQLNVRWQQLPEGVKQGYPDKTLRQPIRIIMDRHHQLSADLALFQTNSPIYVVSQTEKKSQNLPHFCQAISLPALSGTQQLVYLMEQLGQRQINSVWVEAGATFAGALVEADLVDELIVYIAPKLLGDQARGLCHLPHLTQLAQAPQWRLQEVKQFDQDLKLIYVKDKLC; translated from the coding sequence ATGACATTTCGTCAGCAAGATTATCAATTTATGCAACTGGCTTTGGATTTAGCTAAGCAAGGGGAGTTTACGACAAGCCCAAATCCTGCGGTAGGTTGTGTGATTGTGAATAAAGATGAGATCGTTGGACAGGGTTTTCATGTAAAAGCTGGTGAGCCTCACGCAGAAGTCATGGCATTGCGTATGGCTGGGCATAAAGCTAAAGGGGCGACTGCTTATGTTACTTTAGAGCCTTGTGCCCATTTTGGGCGTACACCGCCTTGTGCTATGGGGTTAATTGGGGCTGGGGTAAGCAGGGTAATCGCGGCAATGCAAGATCCTAATCCACAGGTTGCAGGCAAGGGATTAGCGATGTTAGAAAAGGCAGGGATTGCAACTCAAGTGGGGCTATTGGCAGAGTCTGCGGAATGGTTAAATCGTGGTTTTTTAAAACGTATGCGAACAGGCTTGCCCTATGTGCGATTAAAAATGGCGATGACCATTGATGGTAGGACGGCGACAGCCACAGGGGAGAGCAAATGGATTACGGGGCAACAAGCACGAGCTGATGTGCAAGTGGAACGTGCGAAAGCGAGTGCTATTCTTTCTACTAGCCAAACTGTTTTAATGGATAATGCTCAGTTAAATGTACGTTGGCAACAATTACCTGAGGGGGTAAAACAGGGGTATCCTGATAAAACTTTACGCCAACCTATTCGTATTATTATGGATCGTCATCATCAATTAAGTGCTGATTTGGCATTATTTCAAACTAATTCGCCCATTTATGTGGTTAGCCAAACGGAAAAAAAATCGCAAAATCTACCGCACTTTTGTCAAGCCATTTCCTTACCAGCGCTATCTGGCACTCAGCAGTTAGTTTATTTAATGGAGCAATTAGGGCAACGACAAATTAATTCTGTTTGGGTTGAGGCAGGGGCGACTTTTGCTGGGGCTTTAGTTGAAGCCGATCTTGTTGATGAATTAATTGTTTATATTGCCCCGAAATTATTGGGGGATCAGGCGAGGGGATTATGCCATTTACCTCACTTAACCCAACTTGCCCAAGCACCACAATGGCGTTTGCAAGAAGTAAAACAATTCGATCAGGATCTCAAGTTAATTTATGTTAAGGATAAATTATGTTGA
- the nrdR gene encoding transcriptional regulator NrdR: protein MYCPFCSAEETKVIDSRLVAEGYQVRRRRECTQCHERFTTFEEAELIIPRIIKNNGTREPFNEDKLRGGMQHALEKRPVSADDIEQAIGRIIHQLRTSGEREVPSKWVGTLVMNELKHLDKVAYIRFASIYLSFEDINEFSKEIEKLKD from the coding sequence ATGTATTGTCCATTTTGTTCTGCCGAGGAAACTAAAGTTATTGATAGCCGTTTAGTGGCGGAAGGTTATCAAGTTCGCCGTCGTCGTGAATGTACTCAATGCCATGAGCGTTTTACTACCTTTGAAGAGGCTGAGTTAATTATCCCGAGAATTATCAAGAATAATGGTACAAGAGAACCTTTTAATGAAGACAAATTAAGAGGGGGTATGCAACACGCTTTAGAAAAACGCCCTGTTAGTGCCGATGATATTGAACAAGCTATTGGGCGAATTATTCATCAATTAAGGACGTCAGGCGAGCGTGAGGTGCCGAGTAAATGGGTTGGGACGTTAGTGATGAATGAATTAAAACATTTAGATAAAGTGGCTTATATTCGTTTTGCTTCCATTTACTTGAGCTTTGAAGATATTAATGAATTTAGTAAAGAAATTGAGAAATTAAAGGATTGA
- a CDS encoding ABC transporter ATP-binding protein, with amino-acid sequence MALIHLSNAYLSFGDYPLLDHCELYIEKGERVCLVGRNGAGKSSLLKILAGEIKLDDGLLQYEKETVIARLEQDPPRHSNGTVFDYVAEGIGHLAELLKQYHSLSLQLEQQYSEQKLNELASLQSQLDHLGAWQFENKIHDVLTKLSLSAQTPLSALSGGWLRKAALARALVCDPDVLLLDEPTNHLDVATIEWLEEFLLTFKGAIVFISHDRAFIRKMATRIVDLDRGKLVSYASNYDDYVQSKEENLRVEALQNELFDKKLTQEEVWIRQGIKARRTRNEGRVRALKALREERRQRREVMGNAKIQLDQSPRSGKIVFELDKVNYQINDKVLLKDFSTTILRGDKIALVGENGCGKTTFIKLLLGQLTPTSGTIRCGTKLEVAYFDQYRAELDPEKTVMDNVADGKQDIEVNGVKRHVLGYLQDFLFPPKRAMTPVKALSGGERNRLLLAKLLLKPNNLLILDEPTNDLDVETLELLEDILTHYQGTLLIVSHDRQFIDNTVTECYFFEGEGVVNQYVGGFADAKQQQQQYFAQKQTTSVTNSVTDKDKEKISAVKNKKVFLQEKKVKLSYKEQRELEQLPQLLEQLEQQITVLQQEVSQAEFFQQEHQYTSAKLQQLADLETALEQAFERWEYLEEKNSQAK; translated from the coding sequence TATTGAAAAAGGCGAACGGGTTTGTTTAGTCGGACGTAACGGTGCGGGTAAATCATCATTACTCAAAATTCTTGCTGGTGAAATAAAGCTTGATGATGGACTGTTACAATATGAAAAAGAAACCGTTATTGCTCGTTTAGAACAAGATCCACCGCGTCATAGTAACGGAACGGTATTTGATTATGTAGCAGAAGGGATTGGACATTTAGCTGAGTTACTCAAACAATATCATTCCCTTTCGCTTCAATTAGAACAACAATATAGCGAACAAAAATTAAATGAATTAGCTTCATTACAAAGTCAATTAGATCATCTTGGTGCTTGGCAATTTGAAAATAAAATTCATGATGTACTAACTAAATTGTCCTTATCCGCTCAAACCCCATTATCAGCACTTTCTGGCGGTTGGTTACGCAAAGCCGCTTTGGCTCGTGCTTTAGTTTGCGATCCTGATGTATTATTACTTGATGAACCTACTAACCATTTAGATGTTGCCACCATTGAATGGCTAGAAGAGTTTTTGCTGACGTTTAAAGGAGCGATTGTGTTTATTTCTCACGATCGTGCCTTTATCCGCAAAATGGCAACTCGTATTGTGGATTTAGACCGAGGCAAATTAGTTTCTTATGCAAGTAATTATGATGATTATGTACAAAGCAAAGAAGAAAACTTGCGAGTTGAAGCCTTACAAAATGAATTATTTGATAAAAAACTTACTCAAGAAGAAGTCTGGATTAGACAAGGCATAAAAGCACGCCGTACTCGCAATGAAGGGCGTGTAAGAGCATTAAAAGCTCTACGAGAGGAAAGACGCCAGCGGCGAGAAGTGATGGGCAATGCCAAAATCCAATTAGATCAATCTCCCCGTTCTGGCAAAATTGTCTTTGAATTGGATAAAGTAAATTACCAAATTAATGATAAAGTCTTACTTAAAGATTTTTCTACCACCATTTTACGTGGCGATAAAATTGCCTTAGTGGGCGAAAACGGCTGTGGAAAAACTACCTTTATTAAATTGTTATTAGGACAATTAACCCCCACCAGCGGTACAATTCGTTGTGGTACTAAACTGGAAGTGGCTTATTTTGATCAATATCGTGCCGAATTAGATCCTGAAAAAACAGTGATGGACAATGTGGCTGATGGCAAACAAGATATTGAAGTAAATGGGGTTAAACGCCATGTATTAGGTTATTTACAAGACTTTTTATTCCCACCAAAACGTGCAATGACCCCGGTAAAAGCTTTATCAGGTGGCGAGCGTAACCGTTTATTATTGGCAAAACTCTTGCTAAAACCCAATAATTTATTAATTCTTGATGAACCAACCAACGATCTTGATGTGGAAACCTTAGAGTTATTAGAAGATATTCTAACCCATTATCAAGGTACATTATTGATTGTTAGCCACGATCGTCAATTTATTGATAATACCGTAACTGAATGTTATTTTTTTGAGGGCGAAGGTGTAGTTAATCAATATGTTGGTGGCTTTGCTGATGCCAAACAGCAACAACAGCAATATTTTGCTCAAAAACAAACTACTTCCGTAACAAATTCAGTAACAGATAAAGACAAAGAAAAAATAAGTGCGGTCAAAAACAAAAAAGTTTTCTTACAAGAGAAAAAAGTTAAACTAAGTTATAAAGAACAACGAGAATTAGAACAATTACCGCAATTATTAGAACAATTAGAACAACAAATTACCGTATTACAACAAGAAGTAAGCCAAGCCGAATTTTTCCAACAGGAGCATCAATATACTTCGGCTAAATTACAACAGCTAGCCGATTTAGAAACGGCGTTAGAGCAAGCCTTTGAGCGTTGGGAATACTTAGAGGAAAAAAATAGTCAGGCAAAATAA